One Streptomyces lincolnensis genomic region harbors:
- a CDS encoding thiolase C-terminal domain-containing protein: MTPGSRNVAVIGVALSDCGRVDDATPYALHAQAARRALADAGLDRSLVDGFASAGLGTLAPVEVAEYLGLRPTWVDSTSVGGSTWEVMAAHAADAIAAGHANAVLLVYGSTARADIRAGRRTGTLSFGSRGPLQFEVPYGHTLIAKYAMAARRHMLEHGTTIEQLASVAVQARANAALNPEAMFRDPVTVEDVMAGPMIADPFTKLHCCLRSDGGAAVLLAAEEYVQDCRTAPVWILGTGEHVSHSSMSEWPDFTVSPAAVSGRLAFSRAGVRPDDIDFAEIYDAFTYMTLVTLEDLGFCGKGEGGAFVEKGRLLVEGGELPVNTDGGGLSAQHPGMRGLFLLVEAVRQLRGEAGARQVRRRGGGGPPELGVASGTGGWFCSSGTVVLGRACP; encoded by the coding sequence ATGACTCCCGGGAGCCGGAACGTCGCCGTGATCGGGGTGGCCCTCTCCGACTGCGGCCGGGTGGACGACGCGACCCCCTACGCCCTGCACGCCCAGGCGGCCCGCCGCGCCCTGGCGGACGCCGGCCTGGACCGCTCCCTGGTGGACGGCTTCGCCTCGGCCGGCCTCGGCACCCTCGCCCCCGTCGAGGTCGCCGAGTACCTGGGCCTGCGCCCCACCTGGGTCGACTCCACCTCCGTCGGCGGCTCCACCTGGGAGGTCATGGCGGCCCACGCGGCGGACGCGATAGCCGCCGGGCACGCCAACGCGGTCCTGCTGGTCTACGGCTCGACGGCCCGCGCCGACATCCGGGCAGGCCGCCGCACCGGCACCCTCTCCTTCGGCTCCCGGGGACCGCTCCAGTTCGAGGTCCCCTACGGCCACACCCTCATCGCCAAGTACGCCATGGCCGCCCGCCGCCACATGCTCGAACACGGCACGACCATCGAGCAGTTGGCGTCGGTGGCGGTCCAGGCGAGGGCCAACGCGGCACTGAACCCGGAGGCGATGTTCCGCGACCCGGTCACCGTCGAGGACGTGATGGCGGGACCGATGATCGCGGACCCGTTCACCAAGCTGCACTGCTGTCTCCGCTCCGACGGCGGGGCGGCGGTCCTGCTGGCCGCCGAGGAGTACGTCCAGGACTGCCGCACCGCCCCCGTGTGGATCCTCGGCACCGGCGAGCACGTCTCCCACTCCTCGATGTCCGAGTGGCCCGACTTCACCGTCTCCCCGGCGGCGGTGAGCGGCCGCCTCGCCTTCTCCCGGGCCGGCGTCCGCCCGGACGACATCGACTTCGCGGAGATCTACGACGCCTTCACCTACATGACCCTGGTGACCCTGGAGGACCTCGGCTTCTGCGGGAAGGGCGAGGGCGGGGCGTTCGTGGAGAAGGGGCGCCTGCTGGTCGAGGGCGGCGAACTCCCCGTCAACACCGACGGCGGCGGGCTGTCGGCCCAACACCCGGGTATGCGAGGGCTGTTCCTGCTGGTGGAGGCGGTGCGCCAGCTGCGCGGGGAGGCGGGGGCGCGGCAGGTGCGGCGCCGGGGCGGCGGTGGTCCGCCGGAGCTGGGGGTGGCCTCGGGGACGGGGGGCTGGTTCTGCTCGTCCGGGACGGTGGTGCTGGGCCGGGCCTGCCCGTAG
- a CDS encoding Zn-ribbon domain-containing OB-fold protein, with amino-acid sequence MTGPPAPPAGKGARFDIPEADAFTRTYWDAAARGQLLIRRCGACGRFHHYPREFCPHCWSEQVTWEPASGRATLYTWSVVHRNDLPPFDDRTPYVAAVVDLAEGPRMMTEIVDCAHDALRAGMELEVAFREGVPVFRVGR; translated from the coding sequence GTGACCGGGCCTCCCGCGCCTCCCGCCGGGAAGGGCGCCCGTTTCGACATCCCCGAGGCCGACGCCTTCACCCGGACCTACTGGGACGCGGCCGCGCGCGGACAACTGCTGATCCGGCGCTGCGGGGCGTGCGGGCGATTCCACCACTACCCGCGCGAGTTCTGCCCCCACTGCTGGAGCGAGCAGGTCACCTGGGAACCGGCCAGCGGCCGCGCCACGCTCTACACCTGGTCCGTCGTCCACCGCAACGACCTGCCCCCCTTCGACGACCGCACCCCGTACGTCGCCGCCGTCGTCGACCTCGCCGAGGGGCCGCGGATGATGACGGAGATCGTGGACTGCGCGCACGACGCCCTGCGGGCCGGGATGGAGCTGGAGGTCGCCTTCCGGGAGGGGGTTCCGGTGTTCCGGGTGGGGCGGTGA
- a CDS encoding acetate--CoA ligase family protein, whose translation MLGSTHGTLTTDSRRTRVIACGEQPGPAVHGRPAEVDDLDVSGRPLYAAVPDLDRFFRPESVAVIGASDTEGRPNTGVTRQLLAWSERVGARLHPVHPTRPSVFGIPCSPAVADLPEPVDLAVLLVADPLPVIEELAEAKARFAVVFASGFAETGPQGAIEQARLAAAVGGSGMRMLGPNTNLNAFEHFRDDLDGPAIALITQSGHQGRPVFALQELGIRLSHWAPTGNEADLETADFVSYFAERPEVGAIACYVEGLKDGRSFLLAADRAARRGVPVVAVKVGRTETGARTAASHTGKLTGADTVVDAAMRQYGVIRVDGLDELQDTAALLARSRPPRADGVVVYSISGGTGAHFADLATEAGLRLPALSQARQAELHQWIPEYLSVANPVDNGGHPVGDERGRKIIDAILDDPEVGVLVCPVTGPFPPLSDRLVRDLVDAAEQTDKLVCVVWGSPVGTEPAYREVLLGSSRVATFRTVANCITAVRAYLDHHRFVSGYRSPFDSAPRTPSPSFRKAQALVRPGQQLSEHAAKQLLRAYGIRVPREQLVTSAAAAVRAASLVGYPVVMKASGARIAHKTELGLVKVGLTSASQVRDAYRELTDIARYEDVSLDGVLVCQMVERGVEMVVGVTRDELFGPTVTVGLGGVLVEVLRDTAVRVPPFGEEQARAMCAELRGRALLDGVRGRPPADLDALVEVVLRVQRMALELGDDLAELDINPLMVLPRGQGAVALDALVVCR comes from the coding sequence ATGCTTGGATCAACCCACGGCACCCTCACCACCGACTCCCGCCGGACCCGGGTCATCGCCTGCGGCGAGCAGCCCGGGCCCGCCGTCCACGGCCGGCCCGCCGAGGTGGACGACCTCGATGTCAGCGGCCGGCCGCTGTACGCCGCCGTTCCCGATCTGGACCGCTTCTTCCGGCCCGAGTCCGTCGCCGTGATCGGCGCCTCGGACACCGAGGGCCGGCCCAACACGGGTGTCACCAGGCAACTGCTCGCCTGGTCCGAGCGGGTCGGGGCCCGGCTGCACCCGGTGCATCCCACCCGCCCGTCGGTCTTCGGCATCCCCTGCTCCCCTGCCGTGGCAGATCTGCCCGAGCCGGTCGACCTCGCCGTACTGCTGGTCGCGGACCCTCTTCCGGTCATCGAGGAACTGGCCGAGGCCAAGGCGAGGTTCGCGGTGGTCTTCGCCTCCGGGTTCGCCGAGACGGGCCCGCAGGGGGCGATCGAGCAGGCCCGGCTCGCGGCGGCCGTGGGCGGGTCCGGGATGCGGATGCTGGGCCCCAACACCAACCTGAACGCCTTCGAACACTTCCGGGACGACCTCGACGGCCCCGCCATCGCCCTGATCACGCAGTCCGGCCACCAGGGCCGCCCCGTCTTCGCCCTCCAGGAGCTCGGCATCCGCCTGTCCCACTGGGCGCCCACCGGCAACGAGGCCGATCTGGAGACCGCCGACTTCGTCTCCTACTTCGCCGAGCGGCCCGAGGTCGGCGCCATCGCCTGCTACGTCGAGGGGCTCAAGGACGGCCGCTCCTTTCTGCTCGCCGCCGACCGGGCCGCCCGGCGCGGGGTGCCCGTTGTCGCGGTCAAGGTGGGCCGCACCGAGACCGGCGCCCGCACGGCCGCGTCGCACACCGGCAAACTCACCGGCGCCGACACGGTGGTGGACGCCGCGATGCGCCAGTACGGCGTGATCCGCGTCGACGGGCTGGACGAACTCCAGGACACCGCCGCCCTGTTGGCGCGGTCCCGGCCGCCGCGCGCGGACGGTGTCGTCGTCTACTCGATCTCGGGCGGCACGGGCGCGCACTTCGCCGACCTGGCCACGGAGGCGGGGCTGCGCCTGCCGGCCCTGTCGCAGGCCAGGCAGGCCGAACTGCACCAGTGGATACCCGAGTACCTGAGTGTGGCCAACCCGGTGGACAACGGCGGCCACCCGGTCGGGGACGAGCGCGGCCGGAAGATCATCGACGCGATCCTCGACGACCCGGAGGTGGGCGTGCTGGTCTGCCCGGTCACCGGGCCCTTCCCGCCGCTCAGCGACCGGCTCGTGCGGGACCTGGTGGACGCGGCCGAGCAGACGGACAAGCTGGTGTGCGTGGTGTGGGGCTCGCCGGTGGGCACCGAGCCGGCCTACCGCGAGGTGCTGCTCGGTTCGTCGCGGGTGGCGACCTTCCGTACCGTCGCCAACTGCATCACCGCCGTGCGCGCCTACCTCGACCACCACCGTTTCGTCTCCGGCTACCGCTCGCCGTTCGACTCGGCGCCGCGCACCCCCTCGCCGTCGTTCCGCAAGGCGCAGGCACTGGTGCGCCCGGGTCAGCAGCTGAGCGAGCACGCGGCGAAGCAACTGCTGCGGGCGTACGGCATCCGGGTGCCGCGCGAGCAGTTGGTGACCAGTGCGGCGGCTGCCGTGCGCGCGGCCTCGTTGGTGGGCTACCCGGTGGTGATGAAGGCGTCCGGCGCGCGGATCGCCCACAAGACCGAACTCGGGCTGGTCAAGGTCGGGCTGACCTCGGCGAGCCAGGTCCGGGACGCCTACCGGGAGTTGACCGACATCGCGCGCTACGAGGACGTCTCGCTGGACGGTGTCCTGGTGTGCCAGATGGTCGAGCGGGGTGTCGAGATGGTCGTCGGCGTCACCCGGGACGAGCTGTTCGGGCCCACCGTGACGGTCGGGCTCGGCGGGGTGCTCGTGGAGGTGCTGCGGGACACCGCCGTACGCGTGCCGCCCTTCGGGGAGGAGCAGGCGCGGGCCATGTGCGCCGAACTGCGCGGGCGGGCCCTCCTCGACGGGGTCCGGGGGCGACCTCCGGCGGACCTGGACGCGCTGGTCGAAGTCGTCCTGCGGGTGCAGCGCATGGCCCTGGAACTCGGCGACGACCTCGCGGAGCTCGACATCAACCCGCTGATGGTGCTGCCGCGGGGGCAGGGCGCGGTGGCGCTGGACGCGCTGGTGGTGTGCCGGTGA
- a CDS encoding pyridoxamine 5'-phosphate oxidase family protein has protein sequence MAALTRAEREQFLAEPHVAALAVDAGEGRAPLTLPIWYQYEPGGDIWILTGLDSRKHQLIRAAGRFSLMVDRVEPTLRYVSAEGPVVDTRPFTVEELREMSARYLPAEKVDGYVEFALKSHGEQVMIRMRPERWVSSEIGSL, from the coding sequence ATGGCTGCCCTGACCCGCGCAGAGCGTGAACAGTTCCTTGCCGAGCCGCATGTCGCCGCGTTGGCGGTGGACGCGGGAGAGGGGCGGGCACCGCTCACCCTGCCGATCTGGTACCAGTACGAACCGGGCGGTGACATCTGGATCCTGACCGGGCTCGACTCCCGCAAGCACCAGTTGATCCGCGCGGCGGGGCGTTTCTCCCTCATGGTGGACCGGGTCGAGCCCACCCTGCGGTACGTGTCGGCGGAGGGCCCGGTCGTCGACACCAGGCCCTTCACCGTGGAGGAGCTGCGGGAGATGTCCGCCCGCTACCTGCCGGCCGAGAAGGTGGACGGCTATGTGGAGTTCGCCCTGAAGAGCCACGGCGAACAGGTGATGATCCGGATGCGGCCCGAGCGGTGGGTGTCGTCCGAGATCGGTTCCCTGTGA
- a CDS encoding subtype B tannase, with the protein MKHRAVKRRNVTIGIGATAGVAAVGGIALSAQAASGTSDESASSPSGSLVFDKDAYTELTTTVTDTAGTEHAVTYHFWKAVTYCAEPVDETYQSLNVSVPVKIDGKAVDATGAPILLANSIGGYMPSSVANATGIGAGGMGGGTGGGAPGGAPSASASASPSAPGANDNTNATGGALASNQLLALAAGYVVVEPGARGRTLKSSGGEYYGTAPAAIVDLKAAVRYIRFNKGRIPGNVERIVSAGTSAGGALSALLGASGDSRLYDKLLQEIGAADASDAIFATGAWCPITDLEHADGAYEWNWGTNALSTGKQVDQTVSKALQGQFAEYQAQLRLRGLNGFGALTARTYDEYLVEQYLQPSATRYLAALSAAARETYLAKNTFITWSGGRATFTWADFLTHVGARKKTTPAFDAFDLSAGENNLFGAGTTESRHFTAYGARNDTTGLSSKRVASDIPEKLNLMNPMYHLQRKNPGRSQHWWIRLGTNDTDTSHVVSANLAAAANGLGDDVNHLYYWDQGHGANTDPGDFITWIAKVTGHKM; encoded by the coding sequence GTGAAGCACAGGGCAGTCAAGCGCAGGAACGTCACCATCGGGATCGGGGCGACCGCGGGCGTCGCGGCCGTGGGTGGGATCGCCCTGTCCGCCCAGGCGGCGAGCGGGACCTCCGACGAGTCGGCGTCCTCGCCCTCGGGGTCCCTGGTCTTCGACAAGGACGCGTACACCGAGCTGACCACCACGGTCACCGACACGGCGGGCACCGAGCACGCGGTGACCTACCACTTCTGGAAGGCCGTCACCTACTGCGCCGAGCCGGTCGACGAGACCTACCAGAGCCTGAACGTCAGCGTCCCCGTCAAGATCGACGGCAAGGCGGTCGACGCCACCGGCGCACCCATCCTCCTCGCGAACTCCATAGGCGGCTACATGCCGTCCTCCGTCGCGAACGCGACCGGGATCGGCGCGGGCGGCATGGGCGGCGGGACGGGCGGCGGAGCTCCCGGTGGGGCGCCCTCGGCGAGCGCCTCCGCAAGCCCATCGGCCCCCGGCGCCAACGACAACACCAACGCCACCGGCGGCGCCCTCGCCTCCAACCAGCTCCTGGCCCTGGCCGCCGGCTACGTCGTCGTCGAGCCCGGCGCCCGCGGCCGCACCCTGAAGAGCTCCGGCGGCGAGTACTACGGCACCGCCCCGGCCGCGATCGTCGACCTCAAGGCGGCCGTCCGCTACATCCGCTTCAACAAGGGCCGTATCCCCGGCAACGTCGAGCGCATCGTCTCGGCGGGCACCAGCGCGGGCGGCGCCCTGTCGGCCCTGCTCGGCGCCTCCGGCGACAGCCGGCTCTACGACAAGCTCCTCCAGGAGATCGGCGCCGCCGACGCGAGCGACGCGATCTTCGCGACCGGCGCCTGGTGCCCGATCACCGACCTGGAGCACGCCGACGGCGCCTACGAGTGGAACTGGGGCACCAACGCCCTCAGCACCGGCAAGCAGGTCGACCAGACGGTCTCCAAGGCGCTCCAGGGCCAGTTCGCCGAGTACCAGGCGCAGTTGAGGCTGCGCGGCCTGAACGGCTTCGGCGCGCTCACCGCCCGCACCTACGACGAGTACCTGGTCGAGCAGTACCTTCAGCCGTCGGCCACCCGCTACCTCGCCGCCCTGTCGGCCGCCGCCCGCGAGACCTACCTGGCGAAGAACACCTTCATCACCTGGTCCGGCGGCCGGGCCACCTTCACGTGGGCCGACTTCCTCACCCACGTGGGCGCCCGCAAGAAGACCACCCCGGCCTTCGACGCCTTCGACCTGTCGGCGGGCGAGAACAACCTGTTCGGCGCGGGCACCACCGAGTCCCGCCACTTCACGGCGTACGGCGCCCGGAACGACACCACGGGCCTGAGCAGCAAGCGGGTCGCGAGCGACATCCCCGAGAAGCTGAACCTGATGAACCCGATGTACCACCTTCAGCGGAAGAACCCCGGCCGCTCCCAGCACTGGTGGATCCGCCTCGGCACCAACGACACCGACACCTCGCACGTCGTCTCGGCCAACCTCGCCGCCGCCGCGAACGGCCTCGGCGACGACGTCAACCACCTGTACTACTGGGACCAGGGCCACGGCGCGAACACCGACCCGGGCGACTTCATCACCTGGATCGCCAAGGTGACGGGCCACAAGATGTAG
- a CDS encoding enoyl-CoA hydratase/isomerase family protein produces MPVTEVTEVTQATDGQVSYLTLNRPEALNALTPGQRDQLIELLARASADPDVRAVVLTGTGRGFCAGADLRGASTGGERVAGDVARTLRLGAQRLIAAVLDCEKPVIAAVNGTAAGLGAHLAFACDLVLAAESARFIEVFVRRGLVPDGGGAYLLPRLVGPQRAKELMFFGDALTAADAERLGLVNRVVPDAELDKTARAWAERLAAGPTRALALTKQLVNASLDTDRAGAFAAEAAAQEINMTTVDAREGVASFVERRSPEYRGR; encoded by the coding sequence GTGCCGGTGACCGAGGTGACCGAGGTGACGCAGGCGACCGACGGGCAGGTCTCGTACCTCACCCTCAACCGGCCCGAGGCCCTCAACGCCCTCACTCCCGGCCAACGGGACCAACTCATCGAGCTGTTGGCGCGGGCGTCGGCCGATCCGGACGTCCGGGCCGTCGTCCTCACGGGCACGGGCCGCGGTTTCTGCGCGGGTGCCGATCTGCGCGGTGCCTCCACGGGCGGGGAGCGGGTCGCCGGTGACGTGGCCCGGACCCTGCGTCTGGGCGCGCAGCGCCTGATCGCCGCCGTACTGGACTGCGAGAAGCCGGTGATCGCGGCGGTGAACGGCACGGCGGCCGGCCTCGGCGCGCACCTGGCGTTCGCCTGCGACCTGGTACTGGCCGCCGAATCCGCCCGGTTCATCGAGGTGTTCGTCCGGCGAGGACTCGTGCCGGACGGCGGTGGCGCGTACCTCCTCCCCCGGCTGGTCGGCCCGCAGCGCGCGAAGGAGCTGATGTTCTTCGGCGACGCGCTCACCGCGGCGGACGCGGAACGCCTCGGTCTGGTCAACCGGGTCGTCCCGGACGCCGAGTTGGACAAGACCGCCCGCGCGTGGGCGGAGCGGCTGGCCGCCGGGCCCACCCGGGCCCTCGCCCTGACCAAGCAGCTCGTCAACGCCTCCCTCGACACCGACCGTGCCGGCGCGTTCGCCGCGGAGGCCGCCGCGCAGGAGATCAACATGACGACCGTGGACGCGCGGGAGGGCGTGGCGAGCTTCGTGGAGCGCAGAAGCCCCGAGTACCGGGGTCGCTAG
- a CDS encoding pyridoxine/pyridoxamine 5'-phosphate oxidase yields the protein MGTDLHELLRSLRVWDAEVTTLASFDPAAAPATPLDLFTTWFAEAVAAGQTEPHTMSLATADAESRPDVRTVMLHGADTDGWHFATHADSRKGTHLAARPYAALGFYWPVLGRQVRVRGPVTAAPSEEGQADLHARSTGALAAALTGRQSQVLGSLDELAQVSQAAWERALREPATPVPTWTLYRLRPEEVEFFQGDERRRHVRLVYRRTDEGWGQELLWP from the coding sequence ATGGGAACCGATCTTCACGAGCTGCTGAGGTCACTGCGGGTGTGGGACGCGGAGGTCACCACGCTGGCGTCCTTCGACCCGGCCGCCGCCCCCGCGACCCCGCTGGACCTGTTCACCACGTGGTTCGCGGAGGCGGTGGCGGCCGGGCAGACCGAACCGCACACCATGTCCCTGGCCACGGCGGACGCGGAGAGTCGGCCGGACGTACGGACCGTGATGCTGCACGGCGCCGACACCGACGGCTGGCACTTCGCGACGCACGCGGACAGCCGTAAGGGAACGCACCTCGCCGCCCGCCCGTACGCCGCCCTCGGTTTCTACTGGCCGGTGCTGGGCCGGCAGGTCCGGGTGCGGGGGCCGGTCACCGCCGCGCCGTCCGAGGAGGGACAGGCCGACCTGCATGCCCGCTCCACCGGTGCGTTGGCCGCCGCCCTCACCGGCCGGCAGAGCCAGGTCCTCGGCTCACTCGACGAGCTGGCCCAGGTCTCGCAGGCGGCCTGGGAGCGGGCGCTGCGCGAGCCCGCTACTCCCGTCCCCACCTGGACGCTCTACCGGCTGCGGCCCGAGGAGGTGGAGTTCTTCCAGGGGGACGAGCGGCGGCGGCATGTGCGGCTCGTCTACCGCCGTACGGACGAGGGGTGGGGTCAGGAACTGCTCTGGCCCTGA
- a CDS encoding flavin-containing monooxygenase: protein MADSTASSPASANPAEPHPADRPVYVIGGGPGGLAAAYALRAQGIRAVVLEKSDRVGASWRRHYDRLHLHTTRRLSGLPGLPMPRRFGRWVSRDDVVRYLEKYAEFHELEIVTGVEVSRVERSADGTGWLLHATGGRELTGAAVIVATGYNHTPRIPDWPGRATYTGELLHAGDYRDPRAYAGRDVLVVGVGNTGAEIAVDLVEGGASRVRLSVRTAPHIVRRSTAGWASQYTGVLVRRLPVPLVDRLARPVAKVSVPDLSAHGLPRPDTGLYSRVTEGAIPVQDVGLIDAVRKGSVEVVAAVEGFEDGKVVLADGSRIEPDAVIAATGYSRSLEGLVGHLDVLGPRGRPVVHGPRCPENAPGLYFTGFTNPISGMLREMAIDAVRIAKALTKDGGRRLSRLPS from the coding sequence ATGGCCGACTCCACAGCGTCCTCTCCCGCGTCCGCGAACCCCGCGGAGCCGCACCCCGCCGACCGCCCCGTCTACGTCATCGGCGGCGGCCCCGGCGGGCTCGCCGCCGCGTACGCCCTGCGCGCCCAGGGCATCCGCGCCGTGGTCCTGGAGAAGTCCGACCGGGTCGGCGCGTCCTGGCGGCGCCACTACGACCGGTTGCACCTGCACACCACCCGCCGCCTGTCGGGCCTGCCCGGACTGCCGATGCCACGCCGGTTCGGCCGCTGGGTCTCCCGGGACGACGTGGTGCGCTACCTGGAGAAGTACGCCGAGTTCCACGAGCTGGAGATCGTCACCGGCGTCGAGGTCTCGCGCGTCGAGCGCTCGGCCGACGGCACCGGCTGGCTGCTGCACGCCACCGGCGGCCGCGAACTGACCGGCGCCGCCGTCATCGTCGCCACCGGCTACAACCACACCCCGCGCATCCCGGACTGGCCCGGCCGCGCCACCTACACCGGCGAGCTCCTGCACGCCGGCGACTACCGCGACCCGCGGGCCTACGCCGGCCGTGACGTCCTCGTCGTCGGTGTCGGCAACACCGGCGCCGAGATCGCCGTGGACCTGGTGGAGGGCGGCGCCTCCCGGGTCCGGCTGTCGGTGCGCACCGCCCCGCACATCGTGCGCCGCTCGACGGCCGGCTGGGCCTCCCAGTACACCGGTGTCCTGGTACGGCGCCTGCCGGTCCCCCTGGTCGACCGGCTGGCCCGGCCCGTGGCGAAGGTCAGCGTGCCGGACCTCTCCGCCCACGGCCTGCCCCGCCCCGACACCGGCCTGTACTCGCGGGTCACCGAGGGCGCCATCCCCGTGCAGGACGTCGGGCTCATCGACGCCGTCCGCAAGGGCAGCGTCGAGGTCGTGGCCGCCGTCGAGGGCTTCGAGGACGGCAAGGTGGTCCTCGCCGACGGCTCCCGGATCGAACCCGACGCCGTCATCGCCGCCACCGGCTACAGCCGCTCCCTGGAGGGCCTCGTCGGCCACCTCGACGTCCTCGGCCCCCGCGGCAGGCCGGTCGTCCACGGGCCCCGCTGCCCGGAGAACGCCCCGGGCCTGTATTTCACCGGCTTCACCAACCCCATCAGCGGCATGCTCCGTGAAATGGCCATCGACGCGGTGCGGATCGCGAAGGCTCTCACGAAGGACGGCGGACGACGCTTGTCCCGGCTCCCCTCCTGA
- a CDS encoding GNAT family N-acetyltransferase, whose protein sequence is MAHIDDQYGTRPSSSAPPSSSALFPFPELHGHGLRLRAWDADSEADVESWLRGCSDPEFRRWNTPLKPVTDIGSARASLLSKVAQAEDGTTATYCVTDAGTGVPLGQISVNAIHHELSRARIGYWVLPEARGQGVATRALALVTHWGHTDLGLHRLDLDHAVGHDASCRVAERCGYRYEGTLRGSMFEAGRQDAFRDAHLHGRLATDPLPGG, encoded by the coding sequence ATGGCCCACATCGACGACCAGTACGGCACCCGTCCCTCCTCATCCGCCCCACCCTCGTCCTCCGCCCTCTTCCCCTTCCCCGAACTGCACGGCCACGGGCTGCGGCTGCGTGCCTGGGACGCGGACTCGGAGGCAGATGTGGAGAGCTGGCTGCGGGGGTGCTCGGACCCGGAGTTCCGGCGCTGGAACACACCGCTGAAACCGGTCACCGACATCGGCAGCGCCCGCGCCTCCCTGCTCTCCAAGGTCGCGCAGGCGGAGGACGGGACCACGGCGACGTACTGCGTGACGGACGCCGGGACGGGCGTGCCGCTGGGGCAGATCAGCGTCAACGCCATCCACCACGAGCTGAGCCGGGCCCGCATCGGCTACTGGGTCCTCCCCGAGGCCCGCGGGCAGGGCGTCGCCACCCGCGCCCTCGCGCTCGTCACCCACTGGGGCCACACCGACCTCGGCCTGCACCGCCTGGACCTCGACCACGCCGTCGGCCACGACGCCTCCTGCCGCGTCGCCGAGCGGTGCGGCTACCGGTACGAGGGCACCCTGCGCGGCTCGATGTTCGAGGCGGGCCGCCAGGACGCGTTCCGCGACGCCCATCTGCACGGCAGGCTGGCGACGGATCCGCTGCCGGGCGGGTGA
- a CDS encoding GNAT family N-acetyltransferase, whose protein sequence is MRPDAWHRTEDLDRFLARAGDFLRSRPALHTVLLTVTEGLRTGGPGRYGDEPPVFGMLERDGTVRAAYFRTPPFQLYVTALTPEEAVVLAAHLADVGGPLPGAGGERETVAALAAAWQARTGAEFVLRHRQRLYRLGELTVPEPVPAGRARIADVADRGQLVRWYREFVAEVDHPANGAEAWADARLAYGGVTFWEAPDGTPVSMAGVTPKVAGQVRVAPVYTPPHLRGRGYAGAATTEVSRAARDAGADEVLLFTDLANPTSNGLYQRIGYRPVADFAVYDFQGGRESQGGQDSQGPRAPRDRQGQSSS, encoded by the coding sequence ATGCGCCCCGACGCCTGGCACCGCACCGAAGACCTCGACCGCTTTCTCGCCCGCGCCGGAGACTTCCTGCGCTCGCGGCCGGCCCTGCACACCGTCCTTCTGACGGTGACCGAGGGGCTGCGTACCGGCGGGCCAGGCAGGTACGGCGATGAGCCGCCCGTCTTCGGCATGCTGGAGCGGGACGGGACGGTACGGGCGGCCTACTTTCGGACGCCGCCGTTTCAGCTGTACGTCACCGCGCTCACCCCCGAGGAGGCGGTGGTTCTCGCCGCCCATCTCGCGGATGTCGGCGGTCCGTTGCCCGGTGCCGGTGGGGAGCGCGAGACCGTGGCCGCCCTCGCCGCGGCCTGGCAGGCGCGCACGGGTGCAGAGTTCGTCCTCCGTCACCGCCAGCGGCTGTACCGGCTCGGTGAGTTGACCGTGCCGGAACCGGTCCCGGCCGGGCGGGCGCGGATCGCGGACGTGGCGGACCGGGGTCAACTCGTCCGCTGGTACCGGGAGTTCGTCGCGGAGGTCGACCATCCGGCCAACGGCGCCGAAGCCTGGGCCGACGCCCGGCTCGCCTACGGCGGCGTCACCTTCTGGGAAGCACCGGACGGCACCCCCGTCTCCATGGCCGGAGTGACCCCGAAGGTTGCTGGCCAGGTCCGCGTCGCCCCCGTCTACACCCCGCCCCACCTGCGCGGCCGGGGATACGCCGGGGCGGCCACCACCGAGGTCAGCCGGGCCGCGCGGGACGCGGGCGCGGACGAGGTGCTGCTCTTCACCGACCTGGCCAACCCGACCAGCAACGGCCTGTACCAGCGGATCGGCTACCGCCCGGTCGCGGACTTCGCGGTCTACGACTTCCAGGGCGGCCGGGAATCCCAGGGTGGCCAGGACTCCCAGGGCCCCCGCGCGCCCCGAGACCGTCAGGGCCAGAGCAGTTCCTGA
- a CDS encoding DoxX family membrane protein, translating into MDSIWLTGAQWLAVLRIGLGVWWLESWRHKDKSTWFEGGGITWAAGIAAKHRWTAVRSGFDVVVTPRPRTMAYVVAYAELALGLGLILGFLTPLALVAGLLLNVLYFTLMIHDWAEQGQNSMMALISLVALFGMSWQSWSLDSALGLFQ; encoded by the coding sequence ATGGACTCGATCTGGCTCACCGGTGCGCAGTGGCTGGCCGTGCTGCGGATAGGGCTCGGGGTGTGGTGGCTGGAGAGCTGGCGGCACAAGGACAAGAGCACGTGGTTCGAGGGCGGCGGGATCACCTGGGCCGCGGGTATCGCCGCCAAGCACCGGTGGACCGCGGTGCGCAGCGGCTTCGACGTCGTCGTCACACCGCGCCCGAGGACCATGGCGTACGTCGTCGCCTACGCCGAACTCGCCCTGGGACTCGGCCTGATCCTCGGCTTCCTGACGCCCCTCGCGCTGGTCGCCGGACTGTTGCTGAACGTCCTCTACTTCACCCTCATGATCCACGACTGGGCCGAGCAGGGGCAGAACTCGATGATGGCGCTGATCTCCCTGGTGGCGCTGTTCGGGATGTCCTGGCAGAGCTGGTCGCTCGACAGCGCGCTGGGGCTCTTCCAGTGA